The sequence TGCGCGCGGGCAAGCACGTCGAAATCGAGATACCGATCGCGGATTCGCTGGCCGATGCCGAGCGCATCGACAAGGTCCAGCGCGAGACGGGCCTCGTCGCGATGGCAGGGCACACGCGCCGCTTCAACCCGTCGCATCAATGGGTGCACAACAGGATCGTGGCCGGGGAGCTCAAGCTCCAGCACCTCGTCGTGCAGACTTTCTTCTTCCGCCGCAAGAACATCAATTTGGAGGGCAAGCCGCGGAGCTGGACCGACCATTTGCTCTGGCACCACGCTTGCCACACCGTCGATCTCTTTCACTACCAGACGGGCGAGACGCCGTCCGACGTGTTCGCGCTCGAAGGGCCGAAGCATCCGGAGCTCGGCATCGCGATGGACATGAGCATCGGCATGAAGGCGCCGTCGGGCGCGGTCTGCACGCTCGCGCTGTCGTTCAACAACGAAGGCCCGCAGGGCACGTTCTTCCGCTACATTTGCGACAACGGCACGTACATCGCGCGCTACGACGATCTGTTCGACGGCAACGACAAGCAGATCGATCTCTCCGGCGTCGCCGTCTCGATGAACGGGATCGAGCTGCAGGACCGCGAGTTCATCGCGGCCATTCGCGAGGGGCGCGAGCCGAACGCGAGCGTCGCGCAGGTCCTGCCGGCGATGCGCACGCTCGACCGTCTCGAGCGCTGCCTGGAGGGGCGAGGAGCATGAGCGCAATCCCGTTCTGCCGGCCGCCCGATCCGAACACGAAGACCCCGAAGTACAAGCCGCCGCGTCACGCGTGCGACGCGCACTGCCACATCTTCGGTCCCGGCGATAAGTATCCCTACGCGCCCGACCGCAGCTATACGCCGCCGGACGCGCCGCTCGAGCGTTTCGTCGAGCTGCAGAAGACGCTCGGCCTCGAGCGCGCCGTGCTCGTGAACGCGAGCTGCCACGGTACCGACAACACCGTGATTCTCGACGCGATCGCGCAGAGCGGAGGGCGCTACCGCGGCGTCGCG is a genomic window of Gammaproteobacteria bacterium containing:
- a CDS encoding Gfo/Idh/MocA family oxidoreductase codes for the protein MKIVVVGQGAFGRKHLDGLKNIEGVEVVSLAGGSPDSTEKVAKQYGIPHWTSDLAEALAQPGVEAAIITSPTQMHAKQAEQVMRAGKHVEIEIPIADSLADAERIDKVQRETGLVAMAGHTRRFNPSHQWVHNRIVAGELKLQHLVVQTFFFRRKNINLEGKPRSWTDHLLWHHACHTVDLFHYQTGETPSDVFALEGPKHPELGIAMDMSIGMKAPSGAVCTLALSFNNEGPQGTFFRYICDNGTYIARYDDLFDGNDKQIDLSGVAVSMNGIELQDREFIAAIREGREPNASVAQVLPAMRTLDRLERCLEGRGA